Proteins found in one Candidatus Bathyarchaeia archaeon genomic segment:
- a CDS encoding DNA double-strand break repair nuclease NurA encodes MSFAESFRNIYLAYWHVFNGVSDGVPSFAVADGSRASTVFRGGVRAICIRALANVYDGKNLVDSFIEVDIKVGHRLRKGSFYMKSLELKCLKKALENYPNVAFAICDGDLYPAIHPVMVRLTNQEVEAYVEYLTAFYDLYEFAKKHNILLIGVTKDSFVNYLRARIIATQISLEDEKLGQALGRERSIKRIERRLAGFKEKTDIVQRYLNEASKATSDEEIYDECASDPGFTKPMVLAPQPIYLSEEIKAGTKSWRGSKIRKRLQSAESPLCDVSQALDKIYDLPPVVLSYWRPWHRIGVYRVDVGGWSLGVNIRWDDVESDYFLPQENYDACEKIFSILNGLSPEPFTIKPLLDADDLVRFSAKTYKECYEPLLIEAMRKAGFKALLTKRDIRELMVRM; translated from the coding sequence ATGTCTTTTGCAGAAAGCTTCAGGAACATATATCTAGCTTATTGGCACGTTTTTAATGGAGTAAGCGACGGTGTTCCAAGTTTTGCTGTAGCGGACGGCAGTAGAGCTTCCACGGTCTTTAGGGGTGGAGTTAGGGCTATTTGTATAAGGGCACTTGCAAACGTGTATGATGGTAAAAACCTCGTCGACAGTTTTATAGAGGTCGACATCAAAGTGGGCCACAGGCTTAGGAAAGGCTCTTTTTACATGAAAAGCCTCGAGCTAAAGTGTTTGAAAAAGGCTCTAGAAAATTATCCAAATGTTGCTTTTGCTATTTGTGACGGGGATTTATACCCTGCAATACACCCTGTCATGGTAAGGCTGACGAACCAAGAAGTTGAAGCTTATGTCGAATATTTGACCGCCTTTTACGATCTCTATGAGTTTGCCAAAAAACATAATATTTTGCTCATAGGGGTCACGAAGGACAGCTTTGTAAATTATCTTAGAGCGAGAATTATCGCAACACAGATCTCGCTTGAAGATGAGAAGCTAGGTCAAGCCCTCGGGCGGGAGCGGAGCATTAAGAGAATTGAAAGAAGGCTTGCGGGTTTTAAAGAGAAGACGGATATCGTCCAGCGATACCTAAATGAAGCCTCTAAAGCGACATCAGATGAGGAGATATATGATGAATGCGCTTCAGATCCGGGCTTTACGAAGCCTATGGTTTTGGCCCCACAGCCCATCTATTTAAGCGAAGAGATAAAGGCTGGGACAAAAAGCTGGCGCGGTTCAAAGATAAGAAAACGTCTTCAGTCAGCAGAGTCGCCTCTTTGCGATGTTTCACAAGCCCTTGACAAGATTTACGATTTACCTCCGGTTGTTTTGTCCTACTGGAGGCCATGGCATAGAATTGGAGTGTATAGGGTTGACGTTGGAGGGTGGAGTCTGGGTGTGAACATACGTTGGGATGACGTTGAAAGCGACTATTTCTTACCTCAAGAAAATTATGACGCTTGTGAGAAGATCTTCTCGATCCTCAACGGATTAAGCCCTGAACCCTTCACCATTAAGCCCCTTTTGGACGCGGATGACCTTGTAAGGTTCAGTGCAAAAACGTATAAGGAGTGTTATGAGCCCCTCCTAATAGAGGCCATGCGAAAAGCTGGATTTAAAGCACTTTTAACTAAACGGGATATTAGAGAATTAATGGTGAGAATGTAA
- a CDS encoding integrase, which produces MAGESLKRLEELKKRLEEQARALDSLASSVEGGGGGLGELMRRVEKPCEALGGLASEASVSESLSGVGVRVEKPKFVLVWPETRELFLQYLEFKRYEPANARNMLSYLDRFVRAPIAAPLDVMRIFSPLSVGQRHHLNRAMRAWFKCLEINSPSREFREFLNDLRRAIPKDEVGIDVHVPEEEQIISDLRRIKYEPIEFQAAYNLLLDSGLRVVEVERLLNNFPEAERLRGFYRCPVGFFRGTKQAYYCYLTEYTFQLIKRCTRPVNRLLISKWFQNHDYTRAKYLRKFANDIMTSERLNIPESVADFIQGRVPKSIGAKHYMKLKRKADQFYPRYAQYITDLRKKAGVLRV; this is translated from the coding sequence TTGGCCGGAGAAAGCTTGAAGCGCCTTGAAGAGTTGAAAAAGCGGTTGGAGGAGCAGGCTAGGGCTTTGGATTCTTTAGCGTCCAGCGTCGAGGGCGGCGGTGGCGGGCTAGGCGAGTTGATGAGGCGTGTTGAGAAGCCTTGTGAAGCTTTGGGCGGTTTGGCTTCTGAAGCTAGTGTAAGCGAGAGTCTAAGCGGTGTCGGTGTTCGCGTTGAGAAGCCTAAATTTGTTTTAGTTTGGCCTGAGACGCGAGAACTGTTCTTGCAGTATTTGGAGTTTAAGCGTTATGAGCCTGCTAATGCGCGGAACATGCTTAGCTACTTGGACAGGTTTGTTAGAGCGCCAATTGCTGCGCCCTTGGATGTTATGCGGATTTTCTCGCCATTATCTGTTGGGCAGCGTCACCACTTGAACAGGGCTATGAGGGCTTGGTTCAAATGCCTTGAAATCAACAGCCCCAGCAGGGAGTTTAGGGAGTTTCTCAACGACTTGAGGAGGGCTATTCCTAAAGATGAGGTTGGCATAGACGTCCACGTGCCAGAAGAGGAGCAGATAATCTCAGATTTAAGGCGGATTAAATACGAGCCCATAGAATTTCAGGCGGCCTACAACCTTCTACTAGATTCAGGGCTAAGGGTTGTGGAAGTTGAAAGGCTCCTAAACAACTTTCCAGAGGCCGAGCGATTGAGGGGCTTCTACCGCTGTCCAGTAGGCTTCTTCAGAGGCACAAAGCAGGCCTACTACTGCTACCTGACAGAATACACGTTCCAACTTATAAAACGGTGCACTAGGCCAGTCAACAGGCTCCTGATAAGTAAGTGGTTCCAAAACCACGATTATACACGCGCGAAGTATCTGAGGAAATTTGCCAATGACATCATGACAAGCGAGAGGCTGAACATTCCTGAAAGCGTTGCAGACTTCATTCAGGGCAGGGTTCCAAAAAGCATCGGGGCAAAGCATTACATGAAGCTTAAACGTAAAGCAGACCAGTTCTACCCAAGATACGCACAATATATAACAGACTTGCGGAAAAAGGCTGGAGTATTAAGGGTCTAA
- a CDS encoding metallophosphoesterase yields MVKLGVFADTHVGRSIPNVISEHRRQAFRHAFSQAVNIFIKERVEYVIHAGDLFERRSMTPSDSLFVKEELQRLVDSLGEKVKIILVRGNHDGTPENNALNYVEHPLARYLKIVGEKILKGDPESFEEGDFAIIGFGYTPYVSTKLAELKDILKGSFEKLGARHKIFLAHMFVEGQEIPPNVPEYQIATISLMKDLGATLIIAGHYHKYLPLRERDGVFLLCPGATEAIDLSDEGPFGVCILKLNDKVECNFVPLKPLHKIKSETIDSKGAAQKPNWFVEKAIEAANKFSKEIQSEEIEGIFRIALRGVVDGSRFDLEADIEAQMQEIRRNNPKLLHVEIDNGLSELSSGVISVPEHMSRDEFLREVFSVLGEKGLAQALSLAEEVRMALEEKASSQTGLLKESDRRPFIEKWLKILEDLDVC; encoded by the coding sequence ATGGTAAAGCTTGGAGTTTTTGCAGATACTCATGTTGGCAGGTCTATACCAAACGTTATAAGCGAGCATAGACGTCAAGCTTTTAGACACGCTTTCTCCCAAGCCGTAAACATTTTCATCAAAGAAAGAGTCGAGTATGTTATTCACGCTGGCGACTTGTTTGAGAGAAGAAGCATGACGCCATCTGACTCGCTTTTCGTTAAAGAGGAGCTCCAGAGGCTGGTAGACTCGCTTGGCGAGAAAGTGAAGATAATATTAGTTAGAGGAAACCACGATGGGACACCTGAAAATAACGCCCTCAATTATGTGGAGCATCCTCTGGCAAGGTACCTAAAAATTGTCGGCGAGAAAATCCTTAAAGGAGACCCAGAATCATTCGAAGAGGGAGACTTTGCGATTATCGGTTTCGGTTATACTCCGTATGTGTCAACAAAGCTGGCTGAGTTGAAAGATATTCTAAAGGGCAGTTTTGAAAAATTAGGAGCACGCCATAAAATCTTTTTAGCCCACATGTTTGTAGAAGGACAGGAGATACCGCCTAACGTTCCCGAGTATCAAATAGCCACCATAAGCTTGATGAAAGATTTGGGTGCAACCTTAATTATTGCGGGCCACTATCACAAGTATCTACCACTAAGAGAAAGGGATGGAGTTTTTCTTCTGTGTCCTGGCGCAACGGAAGCGATAGATCTCTCAGATGAGGGCCCCTTTGGAGTTTGCATTTTGAAGTTAAACGATAAAGTGGAATGTAATTTCGTTCCATTAAAGCCTCTACACAAGATAAAAAGTGAAACCATCGATAGTAAAGGAGCAGCCCAAAAGCCAAACTGGTTCGTGGAGAAAGCCATAGAAGCTGCAAACAAGTTTTCAAAAGAAATCCAAAGCGAGGAGATCGAGGGTATATTCAGAATCGCACTACGTGGAGTAGTTGATGGAAGCCGGTTTGACCTAGAAGCAGACATTGAAGCCCAAATGCAAGAAATACGTAGAAACAATCCAAAGCTTCTCCACGTTGAAATTGATAATGGATTAAGTGAACTATCGTCTGGAGTGATAAGTGTTCCAGAGCACATGAGCAGAGACGAGTTTCTCCGAGAAGTGTTCAGTGTTCTAGGCGAAAAGGGATTGGCCCAAGCCCTTAGCCTAGCTGAAGAGGTGCGAATGGCCCTAGAAGAAAAAGCAAGCTCACAGACAGGCCTGTTGAAGGAGTCAGATAGAAGGCCCTTTATTGAAAAGTGGCTGAAAATTCTGGAGGACCTAGATGTATGCTAA
- a CDS encoding ribbon-helix-helix domain-containing protein codes for MKTLKISDDVHQKLTALLGELTAQTMKMQTYQDAIKALLTQSVIVPPELLREVEEFITKNKHKGYTRKEEFIRQAIRFFLKWESEEYEYIEIPKQKYDKLNKAVKQMNTPYFNAEDFIDDQIDRILDQYEKWLKEKGEY; via the coding sequence ATGAAAACCCTTAAAATATCGGACGACGTTCACCAAAAGCTAACCGCCCTCTTAGGCGAGTTAACAGCCCAAACAATGAAAATGCAAACCTACCAAGACGCCATAAAAGCCCTCCTAACCCAATCAGTAATAGTCCCGCCAGAGCTACTCCGTGAAGTAGAAGAATTCATAACCAAAAACAAGCATAAAGGCTACACAAGAAAAGAAGAGTTCATACGCCAAGCCATACGCTTCTTCCTAAAATGGGAATCAGAAGAATACGAATACATAGAAATCCCAAAACAAAAATACGACAAACTAAACAAGGCAGTAAAACAAATGAACACGCCTTACTTCAACGCAGAAGATTTCATAGACGACCAAATAGACAGAATCCTAGACCAATACGAAAAATGGCTAAAAGAAAAAGGAGAATATTGA
- a CDS encoding ATP-binding protein, with protein sequence MSAQKQVGTVLDGASPLEFPFKVAKDETIPLHEYVTVDVGKRKVLAEVVGVGARNPLVRERIAELGISGLERFGYEVAVAEVLGYLEEGKVLRPKYAPKPNTPVYLADSQTLQAFYGGDERRIPIFIGSLLHRDDVSVPIHLQDLSFHLGIFAQTRGGKSYLAGAIIEKILENTNFPVIVVDIHGDYIMMDRASANDKKHDKFNVVVYYPPKAPRVGGVTAEVKELKISPKQMGFEAFFELLGGLGELQTIRLRNIIKDLANQSKPFSLKDVVSRIKEILETEENLSAEERKRLSSILMRLEDLGEEIELPAEETSVREFLRPKTLSVICLRGLRSRIQDAYTGLIVDLIFRNQVANFGELKKAPPTFVFIEEAHRVAAKEGGKYASKIISTAIREGAKFGLFLALISQRPRNINPDIMANIGNYAVLRITNMQDQNMIESASESFSHRLVEDLPALNQGEAVLVGPFVPLPAIVKVSRRETVHYGVTPDLAAINSKLSEMIKEAVSEKW encoded by the coding sequence ATGTCGGCACAAAAACAAGTTGGCACGGTCCTTGACGGAGCATCTCCGCTTGAATTCCCCTTTAAGGTGGCAAAGGACGAAACAATACCCCTCCACGAATACGTAACAGTGGATGTTGGTAAAAGGAAGGTTTTAGCAGAAGTCGTCGGAGTAGGCGCCAGAAACCCGCTTGTAAGAGAAAGGATAGCTGAGCTCGGAATAAGCGGTTTAGAAAGGTTCGGTTATGAAGTAGCCGTCGCCGAAGTTCTAGGATATCTTGAGGAAGGCAAAGTTTTAAGGCCTAAATATGCGCCGAAGCCTAATACTCCGGTTTATTTAGCCGACAGCCAAACCCTTCAAGCCTTTTACGGAGGTGACGAGAGACGAATTCCGATTTTCATTGGATCCCTCCTTCACAGGGATGACGTTTCAGTTCCAATTCATCTGCAGGATCTTTCATTTCACCTCGGCATCTTCGCCCAAACGAGGGGTGGCAAATCATACCTGGCCGGCGCAATAATTGAGAAAATACTGGAAAACACAAACTTTCCAGTTATCGTGGTAGATATTCACGGCGACTACATTATGATGGATAGAGCGTCTGCCAACGACAAGAAACACGACAAATTTAATGTCGTCGTTTATTATCCGCCTAAAGCCCCTAGAGTAGGTGGCGTCACGGCTGAGGTTAAAGAACTTAAGATTAGCCCAAAACAAATGGGTTTTGAAGCCTTCTTCGAACTTTTAGGAGGACTTGGAGAGCTTCAAACCATCAGATTAAGGAACATTATCAAGGATTTAGCAAATCAGAGTAAGCCATTTAGCCTTAAAGATGTAGTGTCACGAATAAAGGAAATACTCGAAACTGAAGAAAATCTGTCAGCTGAAGAAAGAAAGCGGCTATCTTCGATTCTCATGAGGCTTGAGGACTTAGGCGAAGAAATAGAATTACCTGCAGAAGAAACATCCGTTAGGGAGTTTTTGAGGCCGAAAACGCTCAGCGTAATATGTTTAAGAGGCTTAAGGTCGAGAATCCAAGACGCATATACAGGTCTAATTGTGGATCTGATTTTCAGAAATCAAGTTGCAAATTTCGGCGAATTAAAAAAGGCCCCTCCGACTTTTGTCTTCATAGAAGAAGCTCATAGGGTGGCGGCTAAAGAGGGCGGTAAATACGCTTCAAAAATAATATCTACCGCTATCAGAGAAGGGGCGAAGTTCGGCCTATTCCTTGCTTTGATTAGTCAGAGGCCTAGAAACATTAACCCGGATATTATGGCAAACATTGGAAACTACGCTGTTTTGCGCATCACGAACATGCAGGATCAAAACATGATTGAAAGCGCCAGCGAAAGCTTTAGCCACAGGCTTGTCGAAGACCTTCCAGCTCTCAACCAAGGAGAGGCTGTCTTAGTTGGCCCCTTTGTGCCTCTACCGGCCATAGTTAAGGTTTCTAGGAGAGAAACGGTCCATTATGGGGTAACACCGGATTTGGCCGCTATAAATAGTAAGTTATCAGAGATGATTAAGGAGGCCGTTTCTGAAAAATGGTAA
- a CDS encoding DNA methyltransferase gives MKFPSKEEILNVILNAQDTTYLTHNFHPFPAKFIPQIPNLMIRLFSQRNECIFDPFCGSGTTLVEAKLLGRNSIGVDIHPLGVFMAKVKTTKIPEECLKKVPDLLKAIEIKIDVFIGKHYKTLLSFTEKAENEDLNYTLPNFPRRNHWFQEHVLHELAIIKSSLVKDDLNPDLRDLLLLAFSCIIVPVSNQDSETRYAAVKKEISPKQPFSLFKEKVLDMVNRVKLFNREASDCEAKVYLADSRKLDFIDENIADFIITSPPYPNTYDYYLYHKLRMFWLDMDWEKAKFNEIGSRLRHSSHREPIDTYIKDMTQCFEHFRRILKPQKFFVIVIGDSIIRKELWKGDDVVSELADRSGFKVVDKVDYNLSYASKTFNPAFRNKTKNEHIILLKNEK, from the coding sequence ATGAAATTTCCGAGTAAAGAAGAAATATTAAATGTAATACTGAATGCTCAAGATACTACTTATCTAACTCATAACTTCCATCCATTTCCAGCCAAGTTTATACCTCAAATTCCAAATTTGATGATAAGGCTGTTTAGTCAGAGAAACGAATGCATATTTGACCCTTTTTGCGGTAGCGGAACCACCCTTGTTGAAGCAAAGCTTCTAGGAAGGAATAGCATAGGTGTCGATATTCACCCTTTAGGAGTTTTTATGGCAAAAGTTAAAACAACTAAGATACCTGAGGAATGTTTAAAAAAAGTGCCTGACCTTCTAAAAGCGATAGAAATAAAGATAGACGTATTTATTGGGAAACATTATAAAACCCTTCTTTCTTTTACCGAAAAAGCGGAAAATGAGGATTTGAACTATACACTTCCAAACTTCCCCAGAAGAAATCATTGGTTTCAAGAACATGTTTTGCACGAACTTGCAATCATAAAATCTTCATTAGTGAAGGATGATTTAAATCCCGATTTACGGGACCTTCTTCTTTTAGCATTTTCATGTATAATAGTTCCAGTTTCGAATCAAGATAGCGAAACACGATATGCGGCCGTCAAAAAGGAGATTTCACCAAAACAACCCTTTTCGCTTTTCAAGGAAAAAGTGCTGGATATGGTAAATAGGGTCAAGCTTTTCAATCGGGAAGCGAGTGATTGTGAGGCTAAGGTGTATCTTGCTGATTCAAGGAAACTTGATTTTATTGATGAAAATATTGCTGACTTCATTATAACGTCCCCGCCGTATCCTAATACATATGATTATTATCTTTATCATAAACTTAGAATGTTTTGGTTGGACATGGATTGGGAAAAAGCGAAGTTTAATGAAATAGGTTCCAGACTTAGACACTCTAGTCATAGGGAACCAATTGATACATATATAAAAGACATGACCCAATGTTTTGAACATTTTCGCCGAATTTTAAAACCGCAAAAGTTTTTTGTAATAGTTATTGGCGATTCAATTATCCGAAAGGAATTATGGAAGGGTGATGATGTGGTTTCTGAACTAGCCGACAGATCCGGCTTTAAGGTTGTTGATAAAGTTGATTATAATCTCAGTTACGCAAGCAAAACGTTCAATCCAGCATTCAGAAATAAAACTAAGAACGAACACATTATTCTCCTTAAAAACGAAAAGTGA
- a CDS encoding transposase, whose translation MPRRSPEMEQMYKCPYCGSTDIRPKGYVYSKSLGQVRLLRCKVCRRRPREKYCGRWKGSKLPENLLQLHLELSINKLIDKQIVCASRLTIYAEIQHRLSRLPKWKDFLYDERLRRTWSGIMGIDTTKVKVGGREYIYLHVADIPSGTPLAYEILERETADHVERVLLEIYNAGYKPRLIVTDLAATLLEAIERVFPGVPVQACLFHLLDWLNERLPVRRRGLSPEKRRWWSEIKVKIISAALASTVEERWGIMNDLLNSLSTMGEDERSVVEEFRKRLEKGYYHTLGELAALGCEIRYAYNNVCERSIEFVKELQHRMRNFKKVENAQGYINALWYYRIKEKLEGKNSSNSYWDSQRMARQILDLIPKGIKDFVDLKTISKVTKIPLDDIKRMADQVELITATEYAFSKRYARRIVDKLLKAKPATIMEAAAITGIDQPTLCELLPKIGLGVKYRTLDISKAEIIYPKNNLNGNNV comes from the coding sequence TTGCCAAGGAGGTCGCCAGAAATGGAACAGATGTATAAATGCCCCTATTGCGGCTCTACTGACATAAGGCCAAAGGGCTACGTTTATTCAAAAAGCTTGGGTCAGGTTAGACTTCTTCGCTGCAAGGTTTGTAGGCGCCGGCCCCGCGAAAAGTATTGCGGCAGGTGGAAGGGGTCAAAACTTCCAGAGAATCTGTTGCAGTTGCACTTGGAACTTTCAATTAACAAACTTATTGATAAGCAGATTGTGTGCGCTTCACGTCTAACAATCTATGCGGAGATACAGCATAGGCTTAGTAGACTTCCGAAGTGGAAAGATTTTCTTTATGATGAAAGGCTTAGGCGGACGTGGAGTGGAATAATGGGGATTGACACGACGAAGGTTAAAGTTGGTGGAAGGGAGTATATATACCTTCACGTGGCCGACATTCCCTCGGGGACTCCGCTTGCCTACGAGATTTTAGAGAGGGAGACCGCGGACCATGTCGAGAGGGTACTTCTCGAAATATACAATGCAGGTTATAAGCCAAGGCTAATAGTTACAGATTTGGCAGCCACCCTGCTGGAAGCTATTGAGAGGGTCTTTCCCGGCGTTCCAGTACAAGCCTGCCTATTCCATTTATTAGACTGGCTTAATGAGAGACTCCCAGTAAGGCGTAGAGGATTGTCTCCGGAGAAACGCCGTTGGTGGAGTGAGATTAAGGTGAAAATTATCTCGGCAGCTCTAGCTTCCACGGTGGAGGAGCGGTGGGGGATAATGAATGATTTGCTAAACTCGTTAAGCACTATGGGCGAAGACGAAAGGAGCGTTGTAGAGGAGTTCAGGAAGAGGTTGGAAAAGGGATATTACCACACACTAGGGGAGCTTGCGGCGCTAGGCTGTGAGATAAGATATGCCTACAATAACGTCTGTGAAAGAAGTATAGAATTTGTTAAGGAACTGCAACATCGCATGAGGAACTTTAAGAAAGTGGAGAATGCACAAGGATACATAAACGCACTTTGGTATTACAGGATTAAAGAGAAGCTGGAAGGGAAGAACAGTTCTAATTCCTATTGGGATAGCCAGCGCATGGCTAGGCAGATACTTGATCTCATACCCAAGGGAATTAAGGATTTTGTGGATCTGAAGACGATTTCCAAGGTAACTAAGATCCCACTTGACGATATTAAGAGGATGGCTGATCAGGTTGAGTTAATTACGGCGACAGAGTATGCATTCTCAAAAAGGTACGCACGTAGGATAGTTGATAAACTGCTTAAGGCGAAGCCCGCAACAATTATGGAGGCTGCCGCTATAACCGGTATAGACCAGCCCACGCTATGTGAACTGCTGCCTAAAATTGGCTTAGGAGTCAAATACAGGACACTGGACATCTCGAAGGCTGAGATAATTTACCCAAAGAATAACCTTAATGGTAATAATGTCTAG
- a CDS encoding DNA methyltransferase: MSEKVGFNGLTPTEWTRLSKSVWTAREVSSPREWYHLEHGATFSVALAERVIKIYTKKGDLVLDPFLGVGTTLVAAKKLGRRGIGIELYPKFVELARQVLSQQTLVESPEQKIIQGDCRDLLQWIEPNSVQLMFTSPPYANFIHRSVEDRAKTHKTSRLVLDNKSVVKPYGDDPRDFGNLPYDAFIKEIQGLMEKLYIVTKPGGYNIWVVKDHRDPQNGRPFIDVHSDIAHAGERAGFLYHDLIIWDQNEQRSLVLLGYPSVFYVNINHTFLVVLRKPLTENRRKSYEISE; the protein is encoded by the coding sequence ATGAGTGAAAAAGTTGGCTTTAATGGACTCACGCCAACAGAATGGACGCGCTTAAGCAAAAGTGTTTGGACTGCACGGGAGGTTAGCTCTCCTAGGGAATGGTATCATCTTGAACACGGCGCAACCTTTTCGGTAGCCCTAGCGGAGAGAGTCATAAAGATATATACTAAAAAAGGCGACTTAGTGTTAGATCCTTTCCTTGGTGTTGGAACAACATTAGTTGCGGCTAAAAAACTTGGTAGGCGAGGCATAGGGATAGAACTATACCCAAAATTTGTAGAACTTGCGAGGCAGGTTCTAAGTCAACAGACACTGGTTGAAAGCCCAGAGCAGAAGATTATTCAAGGTGACTGCAGGGATCTTTTGCAGTGGATAGAGCCAAATAGCGTGCAACTGATGTTTACTTCTCCGCCTTATGCAAACTTTATCCATCGCTCAGTTGAAGATAGAGCAAAGACCCACAAAACTTCAAGGCTTGTATTGGATAATAAGTCTGTAGTAAAGCCTTATGGAGATGATCCGAGAGATTTTGGCAATCTCCCATATGATGCTTTCATAAAAGAGATTCAAGGTCTTATGGAAAAATTGTATATAGTTACAAAGCCTGGGGGTTATAACATTTGGGTGGTCAAAGACCATAGAGATCCGCAAAATGGACGACCATTTATAGATGTTCACTCTGATATAGCACATGCCGGTGAGAGGGCAGGTTTTCTTTATCATGATCTTATAATTTGGGACCAAAATGAACAGCGAAGTCTAGTTCTGTTAGGTTATCCATCAGTTTTCTACGTAAACATAAACCATACCTTTCTAGTAGTATTAAGGAAACCTCTTACGGAAAATAGAAGGAAATCTTATGAAATTTCCGAGTAA
- a CDS encoding site-specific integrase, which yields MAGRAKYGYLLNDVDVRRWYENVARGSRVTADVYLRRLGSFCEHFNVSPKQLIAMVEGDLYNMLLDYVSFLEGNGCAGSYIESALKAVKSWLAHNGIEVKRKIKIRGARDTPSLRDERVPTQQELRRIFLSADKKARVACVLVAHSGLRLMTLGNYTGTDGLRIRDFPEMRIENGQVVFDEIPTMVIVRPELSKAGHQYFTFLSEEGCEYLKDYLEERINGGEKLTPNSPVIRPKVAPKPFIRTVNIGDMIRGAVRGAGFSWRPYVLRAYFDTQLMIAESKGLVLRDYRQFWMGHKGDIEARYTTNKFRLPEDVIEDMREAYRRSQEYLQTTVSEVSRESIAEELRRHLLLVAGFTPEEINKLDLEGLSDEGFQEIIRKKLLGGDRDEDCIHRVVKLEDVERYLRMGWLYVSSLPDGRVIVKKPG from the coding sequence TTGGCCGGTCGGGCTAAGTATGGTTATTTACTTAATGATGTTGATGTTAGGCGTTGGTATGAGAATGTTGCCCGTGGCTCTAGGGTTACTGCTGATGTTTATCTTCGTAGGCTCGGCTCGTTCTGCGAGCACTTTAACGTGTCGCCTAAGCAGCTTATTGCCATGGTTGAGGGCGACTTATACAATATGCTCCTGGATTACGTCTCGTTTCTTGAGGGTAATGGATGCGCCGGCAGCTATATTGAGTCGGCTCTTAAGGCTGTTAAGTCCTGGCTGGCTCATAACGGCATCGAGGTCAAGAGGAAGATTAAGATTAGGGGCGCCCGCGACACTCCGTCGCTCCGTGATGAGCGCGTGCCCACACAGCAGGAGCTGCGGCGGATATTCCTCTCGGCCGACAAGAAGGCTAGGGTTGCATGCGTACTAGTCGCGCATAGCGGGCTTAGATTAATGACTCTAGGAAACTATACTGGGACAGACGGGTTGAGGATAAGGGACTTCCCGGAGATGCGGATTGAAAATGGCCAAGTAGTATTTGACGAGATTCCAACAATGGTTATCGTCAGGCCTGAGCTGAGCAAGGCCGGGCACCAGTACTTCACATTCCTAAGCGAGGAGGGATGCGAGTACCTAAAAGACTACTTAGAAGAGAGGATTAATGGCGGAGAAAAGCTAACGCCGAACTCGCCAGTAATAAGGCCTAAAGTCGCGCCTAAACCATTCATAAGGACGGTTAATATTGGCGATATGATTAGGGGGGCTGTTAGAGGGGCCGGCTTCAGCTGGAGGCCATATGTTCTAAGGGCTTATTTTGATACTCAATTAATGATTGCCGAATCGAAGGGACTGGTCCTGCGAGATTACCGCCAGTTCTGGATGGGCCATAAGGGCGACATAGAAGCCCGCTATACAACTAATAAGTTTAGGCTGCCTGAAGACGTGATAGAGGATATGCGCGAAGCATATAGAAGAAGCCAAGAGTATCTGCAGACGACTGTAAGCGAAGTCAGCAGAGAAAGCATAGCTGAGGAGTTGAGGAGGCATCTACTGCTGGTGGCGGGCTTCACGCCTGAGGAGATCAATAAACTAGATCTGGAAGGCCTAAGCGACGAGGGATTTCAAGAGATTATTAGGAAGAAGCTTCTGGGCGGAGATAGAGATGAGGACTGCATCCATAGGGTTGTGAAATTAGAGGATGTCGAGAGGTATCTGCGGATGGGCTGGCTGTACGTGTCCTCACTACCCGATGGAAGAGTGATCGTTAAGAAACCCGGCTAG